From one Odontesthes bonariensis isolate fOdoBon6 chromosome 14, fOdoBon6.hap1, whole genome shotgun sequence genomic stretch:
- the opn7a gene encoding LOW QUALITY PROTEIN: opsin 7, group member a (The sequence of the model RefSeq protein was modified relative to this genomic sequence to represent the inferred CDS: deleted 1 base in 1 codon), whose amino-acid sequence MGLLAEDMAFISNIPVPVDITVAVVYSVFGVCSLFGNSTLLYVSYKKKHLLKPAEFFIINLAVSDLGLTLSLYPMAITSSFYHRWLYGKTVCSIYAFCGMLFGLCSLTTLTLLSMVCFVKVCYPLYGNRFNCFHSRLLIACAWVYALLFACSPLVHWGEYGPEPYGTACCIDWRKSNEYTTARSYTVALFIFCYILPCCVIVASYTSILVTVQASRKTMEQHASRQTHMSSIHTIIVKLSVAVCIGFFAAWSPYAVVSMWAAFGHIENIPPLAFAMPAMFAKSSTIYNPIIYLMLRPNFRRIMCRDLGTLCHTCLKGCLCPKGSAKCCSKSDIRVKLGKTHRQINQFPSSISSAQPPIVTLKDPSCQRCKDSFECYRHYPKMCGITNPAANGVSSNCQDTPVSHTHKHTSESECPKKSLIAAVRTAETTNLHISLEMIPRQTKEAWPL is encoded by the exons GAGTATGTTCACTGTTTGGCAACAGTACACTGCTGTATGTGTCCTACAAGAAAAAGCACCTCCTGAAGCCTGCTGAGTTCTTCATCATCAACCTTGCTGTTAGTGACCTGGGTCTCACTCTGTCCCTCTACCCCATGGCGATAACTTCAAGTTTCTATCACAG GTGGCTGTATGGGAAAACAGTGTGCTCCATATACGCATTTTGTGGCATGTTGTTTGGCCTCTGCAGTCTGACTACTCTAACCCTACTAAGCATGGTGTGCTTTGTGAAAGTATGTTATCCACTCTATG GAAACAGGTTTAACTGTTTTCACAGCCGTCTGCTTATTGCCTGTGCTTGGGTCTATGCCCTGTTGTTCGCCTGCTCCCCATTGGTCCACTGGGGAGAGTACGGACCAGAGCCTTATGGCACCGCCTGCTGTATTGACTGGCGCAAATCTAATGAGTACACCACAGCACGCTCTTACACCGTTGCGCTGTTCATCTTCTGCTACATCCTTCCATGCTGCGTTATTGTTGCATCCTACACAAGCATTCTGGTCACTGTGCAAGCATCCCGGAAGACTATGGAGCAGCACGCATCAAGGCAGACACACATGAGCAGCATTCACACAATTATTGTTAAG CTAAGTGTAGCTGTCTGCATTGGCTTCTTTGCGGCGTGGAGTCCATATGCCGtagtttccatgtgggctgccTTTGGACACATTGAAAACATCCCTCCTCTTGCATTTGCCATGCCAGCCATGTTTGCAAAGTCCTCCACCATCTACAACCCAATAATCTACCTAATGCTGAGACCGAACTTCCGCAGGATAATGTGCAGAGATCTAGGTACATTATGCCATACATGTCTGAAGGGTTGTCTTTGCCCCAAGGGCTCAGCAAAGTGCTGCTCAAAGTCAGACATCAGGGTCAAACTTGGCAAAACGCATAGACAGATCAACCAGTTTCCTTCATCCATCTCCTCTGCTCAACCACCTATCGTAACTTTGAAGGACCCCAGCTGTCAGAGGTGCAAGGATAGTTTTGAATGC TATAGACACTACCCTAAAATGTGTGGCATCACTAATCCAGCTGCCAATGGAGTCTCCTCAAATTGTCAAGACACTCCAGTTTCCCATACACATAAGCACACGTCTGAGAGCGAGTGTCCCAAGAAGTCCCTGATAGCCGCAGTAAGGACTGCAGAAACAACCAACCTCCATATCAGTTTAGAGATGATTCCAAGGCAAACAAAGGAGGCTTGGCCCTTATAA
- the ripk1l gene encoding receptor-interacting serine/threonine-protein kinase 1, producing the protein MATAPRFSLHMKSTDLIKREPLDYGGFGEVYLCYHVTLGHVVLKTVYTGPLRNQESQRLLLEEGNIMANLNHERVVKLLGVIMEDRDCSLVMELLPRGNLLVMLDTVDVPMSIKGRIILEILEGMVYLTEKHVVHKDIKPENILVDKDFHIKIADLGLATCQTWSKLTKEESRMKSRRGWSGGTRGAGTLSYMAPEHLESIHTPSTEKSDVYSFAVVVWVILSRREPYANARSEDQMSQCVRNGDRPAEDLIPKDTPSEIIQLMKRCWDHSPQQRPTFKEAYNSFLPFYMEKIEKQVENDLCVLRKEYEGPGELVKKMKMLSMTPECCSTMDHDCPAPLVSSDRNVSMPVEASIEDLHEIQSEPSRELIQADARGLRSPSELEEKLYRELQYHKHGSYNCEDQLEAAKCNHNTSNPFLQNHLSASDYSVRQPTQDRSSVHSWTKAELMQPTSQEEDLYRPTLEPCEFINPLLTPSHLHTSASTSSLPQFNQQHPHSHFDRQKSWPAFPVSDTVAPDIAPGRLLTPSKSGSLQDAGSLYIQNASGIQIGNNNAMSIRGCESSLSSLSMSANGCAPSPIQESILKYDDHAVTEEHLDLLRDNIGINWKLCARRLGLSGVEIETIEHDYYRDGLPEMVHQMLERWKMKEGCIGCTIGKLCRALKGNIKVDVIQKILDKCSSSSFMT; encoded by the exons ATGGCCACCGCGCCTAGGTTCTCACTACATATGAAATCGACTGATCTCATAAAGAGGGAGCCCCTGGACTACGGAGGATTTGGAGAGGTGTACTTGTGCTACCATGTAACCCTCGGACATGTGGTGTTGAAGACGGTGTATACAGGTCCTCTTCGCAACCA AGAAAGCCAAAGATTGCTGCTGGAGGAGGGGAATATAATGGCAAACCTGAACCATGAGCGTGTGGTGAAGCTGCTGGGTGTGATTATGGAGGATAGAGATTGCTCTCTTGTCATGGAACTCCTCCCCAGAGGAAACCTGTTAGTCATGCTGGATACG GTCGATGTCCCAATGTCCATCAAAGGGAGAATCATCTTAGAGATTTTGGAAGGGATGGTCTACCTCACAGAGAAGCATGTCGTACACAAGGACATCAAGCCAGAAAACATTTTAGTGGATAAGGATTTTCACATCAAG ATTGCAGACCTTGGCCTGGCCACCTGTCAGACATGGAGCAAACTCACAAAGGAGGAGTCCCGCATGAAGAGTCGTAGAGGGTGGTCAGGTGGGACGAGAGGTGCTGGCACCCTAAGCTACATGGCCCCGGAGCACCTGGAGAGTATCCACACACCCTCCACTGAGAAGTCTGACGTGTACAGTTTCGCAGTCGTGGTTTGGGTCATTCTCAGCAGGCGAGAACCATATGCAA ACGCCAGAAGTGAGGACCAGATGAGCCAGTGTGTTCGCAACGGTGACCGACCAGCAGAGGACCTCATTCCAAAGGACACGCCGTCAGAGATAATTCAGCTAATGAAGAGATGCTGGGATCACAGTCCTCAGCAACGACCAACATTTAAAG AGGCCTACAactcctttcttcctttctacatggaaaaaattgaaaaacaaGTGGAGAACGATTTGTGTGTTCTAAGG AAAGAATACGAAGGACCAGGCGAACTTGTTAAGAAGATGAAAATGTTGTCAATGACCCCAGAATGTTGTTCTACAATGGATCATG ATTGCCCAGCCCCTTTGGTGAGCTCAGATAGAAATGTATCCATGCCAGTAGAAGCCAGCATCGAGGACCTGCATGAGATCCAGTCTGAACCCTCCAGGGAATTGATCCAGGCAGATGCGAGGGGACTTAGAAGCCCTTCAGAGCTGGAGGAGAAACTCTATCGGGAGCTTCAGTATCACAAACACGGCAGCTATAATTGTGAGGACCAACTTGAGGCTGCCAAATGCAATCATAACACCTCAAATCCTTTCCTGCAAAACCATCTCAGTGCCTCAGATTACTCTGTGAGACAACCGACACAAGACAGATCCTCTGTCCATTCCTGGACCAAAGCTGAGCTGATGCAGCCCACCAGTCAGGAGGAGGATTTGTATCGCCCCACTCTGGAGCCGTGTGAATTCATAAACCCCCTGCTTACTCCATCACATTTACATACATCTGCCAGCACATCTTCTCTGCCACAGTTTAACCAGCAACATCCGCACTCCCACTTTGATCGCCAGAAGTCCTGGCCAGCTTTCCCAGTCTCTGATACTGTTGCCCCAGATATTGCTCCAGGGCGTCTTTTGACACCTTCAAAGAGTGGCTCACTACAGGATGCAG GATCCCTTTACATCCAGAATGCTAGTGGGATCCAGATCGGAAACAACAACGCAATGAGTATCAGAGGTTGTGAGAGCTCTCTTAGCTCATTATCTATGTCTGCTAATGGCTGTGCTCCATCCCCCATCCAAGAAAGTATTCTTAAATATG ACGACCATGCAGTGACAGAGGAGCATCTGGATCTGCTGAGGGACAACATTGGGATCAATTGGAAATTATGCGCACGCCGCCTGGGTCTAAGTGGTGTGGAAATAGAAACCATAGAGCATGACTACTACCGTGATGGCCTGCCAGAGATGGTGCACCAGATGCTGGAGCGCTGGAAAATGAAGGAGGGATGTATCGGCTGCACAATTGGGAAGCTTTGTCGAGCTCTGAAGGGAAACATCAAAGTTGATGTCATCCAGAAAATATTGGACAAATGCAGTTCTTCTTCCTTCATGACATAG